A window of the Helianthus annuus cultivar XRQ/B chromosome 4, HanXRQr2.0-SUNRISE, whole genome shotgun sequence genome harbors these coding sequences:
- the LOC110938263 gene encoding uncharacterized protein LOC110938263 — MMEDAIDDWLLRQIHFLRRDNIVAQGIHMLQDILWPEGTFFLKSRTSQTDSSQSNDGSGNKNNKQGSFEEQLEAARRASDIKKMIFKGAPTTLVSLIGRKQYKRSAKDIYYFLQSAVCLKQLGYGLLELALMAIFPELQGIILNVHEKKKEQVV; from the exons ATGATGGAAGATGCTATTGATGATTGGCTTTTGAGGCAAATTCATTTCCTCAGGAGAGataatattgttgctcaaggaatTCATATGCTCCAAGAT ATTCTCTGGCCTGAAGGCACATTTTTTCTAAAATCAAGGACAAGTCAAACAGATTCTTCGCAGTCAAACGACGGATCCGGcaataaaaataataaacaagGGTCTTTTGAGGAGCAGCTTGAAGCTGCACGTAGAGCTAGTGATATCAAGAAGATGATATTCA aGGGCGCACCAACTACATTGGTCAGCTTGATTGGACGTAAGCAATACAAGCGAAGTGCTAAAGACATATATTATTTTCTCCAG TCTGCTGTATGTTTGAAGCAACTCGGTTATGGTTTACTTGAACTTGCACTCATGGCGATTTTCCCGGAGCTGCAAGGCATCATATTAAATGTTCATGAGAAGAAAAAAGAGCAGGTGGTGTAG
- the LOC118491632 gene encoding uncharacterized protein LOC118491632 yields MHTRSSGPPDSSPFSEPEREFHRRLRQPQVLLPDLVFSVVMADRRTVAEHISVAPTTVRSSITLPAVEANNWTIPPTLINTITHSVQFHGLRDEDPHAHLTRFGRVCSTFRLTGVTEEAIHLRLFPFSLTDQAAIWLDSLPQGAITTWNDLQSKFLQKYFPPAKTARLRNLIYAFTEQPGESFYETWDRFKALLNKCPHHGLEEWRVVEKFYNGVSEVTKRLLDSTAGGNMMKTKTAAECLEMMEDLATSTYTEPGSGGVTAASRGIHTVDSSVALAAQVESLTKMVKDIQVKISSKCEVCRGGHETVDCPVGSEEELSFVQNQGRGQGYNSGWQSRQTSNWQGRNPPGFQPRQSLFQTPSDGQNSGESKSELSEFLKRNEESQSRTNKLLESIVMQGEARHQEQVKKNQEFELMFRNQGSTIKSLERTVGEMANRMTERPVGTFPSSTQTNPNATAKAVTTRSGRGVEVEKPVDEVEEPVDEEIEMETPAGDVHPRLRPASTTQSSESSGEKKKEKEPLRVYKPTAPYPGRLLAKSDSEQYSRFLEMLKKLHVNLPFIEALAKMPKYAKFLKDLLTNKKKLEELSTVTLSEECSAVVQNKLPKKMTDPGSFTIPCLIGDLTVSHALADLGASINLMPYSIFAKLNLGEPSPTRMSLQLADRSVKFPRGIVENMLVKVDKFVFPVDFVILDMDEDSKVPLILGHPFLATARAVIDVLDGKLTLRVDDDAVTFDIQHSMKHTPQHDDTLYFIDTLMSHVGSFLGEVCGRESIETQMLGVDVEGIELTEFDLEQDSPLPSSEPSIGSECSKVSEVFEVLEREAPEEKPSVEIPPPLELKELPSHLEYAFLGEGSQLPVIISSSLTEEEKERLMVVLRAHRHAIAWKLVDIKGINPSFCSHKILMEEEYRPVVQPQRRLNPNMQDVVKKEVLKLLDAGLIYPISDSAWVSPVQVVPKKGGMTVVVNEKNELIPTRTVTGWRVCIDYRRLNDATRKDHFPLPFIDQMLERLSGQQFYCFLDGFSGYFQIPIAPEDQEKTTFTCPYGTFAYRRMPFGLCNAPATFQRCMVAIFHELIEDSMEVFMDDFSVFGSSFDSCLRNLDRVLARCEETNLMLNWEKCHFMVREGIVLGHKISHAGLEVDQAKIDTISKLPPPTSVKSIRSFLGHAGFYRRFIRDFSKIARPMTQLLEKDRPFVFDAECTRAFELLKERLVTAPILVAPDWSLPFEVMCDASDSAVGAVLGQRRDKHFHPIYYASKTLNDAQENYTTTEKELLAVVFACDKFRSYLVLSKTIIFTDHAALRYLFAKKDAKPRLIRWILLLQEFDIEIRDKKGAENVAADHLSRLENSESELSSGGTIGDSFPHEMLMYVRAQEEGYPWFADFANYLSTGELPHEMPYQQKKKFFADLKFYIWEDPYLFRIGADQMVRRCVTKPETHSILEHCHSGPAGGHFGGAYTAKRVFDSGFYWPTIFRDAHEFVRSCDACQRAGNISSRNEMPQNPIQVVEIFDIWGIDFMGPFPMSRGSRYILVAIDYVSKWVEAKALATNSARVVVKFLRELFARFGTPKAIISDRGTHFCNSQMEKVLKRYGVTHRLSTAYHPQTSGQVENANRGIKRILEKTVGQSRIDWADNLDDALWAFRTAYKTPIGTTPFRMIYGKACHLPVELEHRAYWALRKVNLDMDAAGKKRFLQIHELEELRDEAYEKSWAYKEKTKQLHDRHIKSVKEFKCGDKVLLYNSRLRLFPGKLKSRWTGPHLVTEVFPYGTVEIENEEGQRFKVNGHRLKIYIEGPSEEREGETLDLPEVGMSV; encoded by the coding sequence ATGCACACACGTTCCTCGGGCCCACCTGATAGTTCACCATTCTCTGAACCCGAACGCGAGTTTCACCGTCGTTTACGCCAGCCACAGGTACTTCTTCCTGATCTTGTCTTTTCTGTAGTTATGGCTGACCGTAGGACCGTTGCTGAGCACATTAGTGTTGCTCCCACCACCGTTCGCTCGAGCATCACACTTCCTGCTGTAGAGGCGAACAACTGGACCATCCCACCCACCTTGATCAATACCATTACCCATTCGGTCCAGTTCCATGGTTTACGAGACGAGGATCCACATGCTCATCTGACTAGATTCGGTAGGGTCTGTAGTACTTTCCGCCTTACGGGCGTTACTGAGGAGGCCATTCACCTTCGTTTGTTTCCCTTCtcactcactgatcaggctgctATCTGGTTGGACTCCCTCCCACAGGGAGCAATCACTACTTGGAATGATCTTCAATCTAAATTCTTACAGAAATACTTCCCACCTGCAAAAACCGCTCGTCTTAGAAATCTCATCTATGCATTCACTGAGCAGCCAGGGGAGTCTTTCTACGAGACATGGGATAGGTTTAAGGCGCTGCTAAACAAGTGCCCACACCATGGGCTTGAGGAGTGGAGAGTCGTGGAGAAATTCTATAATGGAGTTTCTGAAGTGACTAAGAGACTGCTTGACTCCACAGCAGGAGGCAACATGATGAAGACCAAGACTGCTGCTGAGTGTCTTGAGATGATGGAGGATCTAGCCACCAGTACTTATACCGAGCCAGGCTCCGGGGGCGTTACTGCTGCCTCTAGGGGTATTCATACGGTAGATTCTAGCGTAGCTTTAGCCGCCCAGGTCGAATCCTTGACAAAGATGGTCAAGGACATTCAGGTTAAGATTAGCTCTAAGTGTGAGGTGTGTAGAGGTGGGCATGAGACGGTAGATTGCCCGGTAGGATCTGAGGAGGAGTTGAGTTTTGTCCAGAACCAGGGACGAGGCCAGGGTTACAACTCTGGATGGCAGTCACGCCAAACCTCGAACTGGCAGGGCAGGAATCCCCCTGGATTCCAGCCTCGCCAGAGTCTGTTTCAGACCCCATCTGATGGACAGAACAGTGGAGAGTCTAAATCTGAGCTGAGCGAGTTTTTGAAGAGGAATGAGGAGAGTCAGAGTAGGACGAATAAACTCCTAGAGTCGATAGTGATGCAGGGTGAGGCTAGGCATCAGGAGCAggtcaagaaaaatcaagagttTGAGCTCATGTTTAGGAATCAGGGGTCCACCATAAAGAGTCTAGAGAGGACCGTGGGAGAGATGGCCAATAGGATGACTGAGAGGCCAGTAGGTACATTCCCTAGTAGTACCCAGACTAACCCAAACGCCACTGCAAAGGCAGTGACTACTAGGAGTGGTAGAGGGGTAGAAGTAGAGAAGCCGGTCGATGAGGTCGAGGAACCGGTTGACGAGGAGATTGAGATGGAGACTCCTGCTGGCGATGTGCACCCTAGgctgcgcccagcaagtacaACACAGTCCAGCGAGTCTTCGggagagaagaagaaggagaaggagcCACTTAGAGTCTATAAACCCACAGCTCCTTACCCTGGTAGGCTTTTAGCTAAGAGCGATTCTGAACAGTATTCACGGTTCTTGGAGATGCTGAAAAAACTCCATGTGAACCTTCCTTTCATCGAGGCTCTAGCTAAAATGCCTAAGTATGCCAAGTTCCTAAAGGATCTTCTCACAAATAAGAAGAAACTGGAGGAGCTGTCTACTGTTACTCTTAGTGAGGAGTGTTCTGCAGTCGTGCAGAACAAGCTTCCTAAGAAGATGACTGACCCAGGGAGTTTCACCATCCCGTGTCTGATCGGAGACCTTACTGTCAGCCATGCGCTGGCCGACCTAggagctagcattaacctcatgccttaCTCCATTTTCGCTAAGCTCAATCTAGGGGAGCCATCTCCTACGCGCATGAGCCTTCAACTCGCAGATCGATCTGTGAAGTTTCCACGTGGTATCGTAGAGAATATGCTTGTCAAGGTTGACAAGTTTGTGTTTCCGGTGGATTTCGTCATTCTTGATATGGACGAGGATTCTAAAGTTCCACTTATTTTAGGACATCCATTCCTTGCTACCGCCCGAGCCGTCATTGAtgttcttgatggtaagcttactCTTCGCGTCGACGATGATGCAGTCACCTTTGACATCCAACATTCGATGAAGCATACGCCGCAGCATGACGACACTCTTTACTTTATAGACACTCTTATGTCACATGTGGGTAGTTTTCTCGGTGAGGTTTGCGGTAGAGAGTCTATAGAGACCCAGATGTTAGGGGTAGATGTCGAGGGCATTGAGTTGACCGAGTTCGACCTAGAGCAGGATTCACCATTACCATCTAGCGAGCCATCCATAGGATCTGAGTGTTCTAAGGTTTCTGAGGTGTTCGAAGTGTTAGAGAGAGAGGCTCCTGAGGAAAAACCATCAGTGGAGATACCCCCACCTCTAGAGCTGAAGGAACTGCCATCTCACTTGGAGTATGCATTCCTTGGCGAGGGATCTCAGTTGCCCGTCATTATTTCATCGAGTTTGACGGAGGAGGAGAAGGAGAGACTGATGGTTGTTTTGAGGGCGCACAGGCATGCTATTGCCTGGAAGTTAGTAGATATCAAGGGTATTAACCCTTCCTTTTGCTCCCACAAAATTCTTATGGAGGAGGAGTATAGACCGGTGGTGCAGCCACAAAGGAGGTTGAACCCCAATATGCAGGAtgtggtgaagaaggaggtgttGAAGCTGCTCGACGCCGGCCTGATTTACCCGATCTCTGATTCTGCATGGGTCAGCCCTGTCCAGGTAGTTCCCAAGAAGGGGGGTATGACTGTGGTGGTGAACGAGAAGAATGAATTGATACCCACCAGGACAGTCACCGGATGGAGAGTCTGCATTGACTACCGCAGACTTAATGATGCCactcgcaaggatcactttcCCTTGCCGTTTATTGATCAGATGCTTGAGCGACTGTCGGGGCAGCAATTCTATTGCTTCCTTGACGGTTTTTCCggttatttccagattcccatCGCACCggaggatcaggagaaaaccacCTTTACATGCCCCTACGGCACCTTTGCGTACCGACGCATGCCGTTTGGACTATGTAATGCTCCGGCTACTTTCCAGCGCTGTATGGTGGCCATCTTTCATGAGCTTATCGAGGactccatggaggttttcatggatgacttttctgtTTTTGGGAGTTCCTTCGATTCGTGTCTGCGTAATCTAGATCGAGTGCTAGCTCGTTGTGAGGAGACGAACCTGATGCTTAATTGGGAGAAGTGTCATTTTATGGTTCGTGAGGGGATTGTGTTAGGTCACAAGATTTCACACGCGGGGCTTGAGGTGGATCAGGCCAAGATTGATACGATTTCTAAGCTCCCGCCGCCTACTTCTGTGAAATCTATTAGGAGCTTCTTAGGTCACGCAGGATTCTATCGCCGCTTTATTCGTGACTTCTCTAAGATAGCTAGGCCTATGACCCAGTTGTTGGAGAAGGACAGGCCATTTGTTTTTGATGCCGAGTGCACTAGGGCCTTCGAGTTGTTGAAGGAGAGGCTTGTTACTGCTCCCATTCTTGTGGCTCCCGATTGGAGTCTTCCGTTTGAAGTCATGTGTGACGCAAGTGATTCTGCCGTTGGAGCCGTTTTAGGGCAGCGTAGGGATAAGCATTTTCATCCCATCTATTACGCTAGCAAGACCCTAAACGATGCTCAGGAGAATTACACCACGACTGAGAAGGAGTTGTTAGCGGTCGTGTTTGCATGCGACAAGTTTCGGTCCTACTTAGTGCTTTCTAAGACCATTATTTTTACCGATCACGCTGCACTTAGGTACTTGTTCGCAAAGAAGGACGCGAAACCCAGGTTGATTAGGTGGATTCTCTTGCTCCAGGAGTTCGACATAGAGATTAGGGATAAGAAGGGAGCAGAGAACGTGGCTGCTGACCACCTATCTAGGCTTGAGAATTCGGAGAGTGAGCTGTCTAGCGGGGGGACAATAGGCGATTCCTTCCCACATGAGATGTTGATGTATGTGAGGGCCCAAGAAGAGGGCTATCCCTGGTTCGCAGATTTTGCGAACTACCTGTCCACAGGAGAGCTTCCACACGAGATGCCATACCAGCAGAAGAAGAAATTCTTTGCCGACCTTAAATTCTACATATGggaggatccttatttgtttaggATAGGTGCGGATCAGATGGTTAGGAGGTGTGTGACTAAACCCGAGACTCATAGTATTCTTGAGCATTGTCATTCGGGGCCCGCTGGTGGCCACTTCGGGGGAGCGTATACCGCTAAGCGAGTGTTTGATTcggggttttattggcccaccatCTTTAGGGACGCCCACGAGTTTGTTCGTAGTTGTGATGCTTGCCAGAGAGCCGGCAACATCTCATCCCGGAATGAGATGCCCCAAAACCCCATCCAGGTGGTTGAGATTTTTGATATCTGGggcatcgatttcatgggacccttccccaTGTCACGTGGGAGTCGTTACATCCTTGTAGCTATCGATTATGTGTCTAAGTGGGTAGAGGCGAAAGCTTTGGCCACTAATAGTGCTAGGGTTGTAGTGAAGTTTCTGAGAGAGTTGTTTGCTAGGTTCGGCACTCCTAAGGCCATCATTAGTGATCGTGGCACCCATTTCTGTAACTCGCAGATGGAGAAGGTGTTGAAGCGCTATGGGGTCACCCATCGGCTTTCGACtgcctatcaccctcagacgaGTGGACAGGTGGAGAATGCCAATCGTGGCATTAAGCGTATCTTGGAGAAGACTGTCGGACAGAGCCGCATTGACTGGGCCGACAATTTAGATGACGCACTCTGGGCTTTCCG